From Daphnia magna isolate NIES unplaced genomic scaffold, ASM2063170v1.1 Dm_contigs419, whole genome shotgun sequence, one genomic window encodes:
- the LOC123468673 gene encoding putative metallo-hydrolase YycJ — protein MSLRYASLGSGSSGNALVIETRCATQTTRLLLDCGFSVRETEKRLARLELTGNDIDAILVTHEHDDHIGGVAKFARKFGTPLYMSRGTYVSVLNHSHSCAKLNVQFCVDNQPFHIKDIQVRPYTVPHDAREPLQFTFHSQTVQLGVVTDIGHVTPHVINALKASHGLVLEYNYDAQMMAQSTKYPPSLKQRITGRYGHLDNLDSQHLLKQLIHANLHHVHAAHISTNNNDVNKVQTLLNAALNPSQVAFTVACQDEGFDWFWVQDGARNIDATQ, from the coding sequence ATGAGCTTACGCTACGCCAGTTTGGGCAGCGGCAGTTCAGGCAATGCTTTGGTTATTGAGACGCGTTGTGCAACACAGACAACGCGTCTTTTATTGGACTGCGGCTTTAGCGTGCGCGAAACCGAAAAACGCCTCGCACGGCTTGAACTGACCGGCAACGACATCGACGCCATCCTCGTCACCCACGAACACGACGACCACATCGGCGGCGTGGCAAAATTTGCCCGCAAATTTGGCACGCCGCTGTATATGTCGCGCGGCACGTATGTGAGCGTGCTCAATCACAGCCACAGTTGCGCCAAACTCAACGTGCAGTTTTGCGTTGACAACCAACCGTTTCACATCAAAGACATTCAAGTCAGGCCATACACCGTGCCGCACGACGCACGCGAGCCATTGCAGTTCACATTTCACAGCCAAACCGTTCAATTGGGCGTTGTCACCGACATCGGCCACGTCACCCCGCACGTCATCAACGCGCTCAAAGCCAGCCACGGCTTGGTTTTAGAATACAACTACGACGCTCAAATGATGGCGCAATCCACCAAATACCCGCCCTCGCTCAAACAACGCATCACAGGCCGCTACGGGCATTTAGACAATTTAGACTCGCAACACCTGCTCAAACAGCTGATTCACGCAAACTTACACCACGTCCACGCTGCCCACATCAGcaccaacaacaacgacgTGAACAAAGTACAAACCCTGCTCAACGCCGCATTAAACCCAAGCCAAGTAGCATTTACGGTGGCGTGTCAGGATGAAGGATTTGATTGGTTTTGGGTGCAAGACGGGGCAAGAAACATTGATGCAACACAATAA
- the LOC123468672 gene encoding outer membrane protein assembly factor BamC-like, which translates to MHLNKIFSIAALSAAVSLAACTSTKNPNKIDYKSQKKGVSLEVPPGLSDYDKNNQFDLSKGVSASTVNATPTSNAVATPLLLQAKDMRIEKAGDTHWLVINRPAEQVWPVLSEFWEENGFSIRSSSAKLGILETDWAENRAALPQGGLRKVIGKALDGLYETGMRDMFKTRIERTGAGVEVYISHRGMEEVYTSASKDNTTWQPRAVDSQLETEFLRRLMVKLGTDEKQAQTALNNSINTAKAVTISGANLIVSDNMENTWRRVGLSLDRVGLSVTDRNYASRIYYVTPSPDDRGIFRKSFGKLNETYQVKFKEINANQIQVSFLDKNDAVMAGSDVEKVLKNLQKIMK; encoded by the coding sequence AtgcatttaaataaaattttctcCATTGCCGCATTGAGCGCAGCCGTTTCGCTGGCCGCTTGCACCAGCACCAAAAACCCCAACAAAATTGACTATAAAAGCCAGAAAAAAGGCGTCTCACTAGAAGTCCCACCAGGCTTGAGTGACTACGACAAAAACAACCAATTTGACTTAAGCAAAGGCGTAAGCGCCAGCACAGTCAACGCAACGCCAACCAGCAACGCAGTTGCCACGCCCTTATTGCTACAGGCAAAAGACATGCGCATCGAAAAAGCAGGCGACACACATTGGTTGGTCATCAACCGCCCAGCCGAACAAGTCTGGCCAGTGTTGTCTGAGTTTTGGGAAGAAAACGGTTTTTCAATCCGCAGCAGCTCAGCCAAGTTGGGCATTTTAGAAACCGACTGGGCAGAAAACCGCGCAGCATTGCCGCAAGGCGGTTTACGCAAAGTCATCGGCAAAGCCTTAGATGGTTTATACGAGACCGGCATGCGCGATATGTTCAAAACCCGCATTGAGCGCACGGGCGCTGGCGTTGAGGTTTACATCAGCCACCGTGGCATGGAAGAAGTTTACACATCTGCCTCAAAAGACAACACCACTTGGCAGCCACGCGCAGTTGATTCACAGCTTGAAACCGAGTTTTTACGCCGCCTCATGGTTAAATTGGGCACAGACGAAAAACAAGCCCAAACCGCATTAAACAACAGCATCAACACCGCCAAAGCCGTGACCATTTCGGGCGCCAACCTCATTGTGAGCGACAACATGGAAAACACATGGCGTCGCGTGGGTTTATCGCTCGACCGCGTGGGCTTATCGGTCACCGACCGCAACTACGCATCGCGCATTTATTACGTCACCCCAAGCCCAGACGACCGAGGCATTTTCCGCAAATCATTTGGCAAATTAAACGAGACCTACCAAGTCAAGTTTAAAGAGATTAACGCGAATCAAATTCAGGTGAGTTTCTTAGACAAAAATGATGCGGTAATGGCAGGCTCAGACGTTGAAAAAGTCCTCAAAAACCTCCAAAAAATCATGAAATAA
- the LOC123468667 gene encoding N-acetylmuramate alpha-1-phosphate uridylyltransferase-like, with protein sequence MIQVAMIFAAGRGERMRPLTDRTPKPLLCVAGESLIVHQIRAIKAAGILHIVINHAWLGEQIETALGDGSAFGVHLYYSSEQAALETAGGIVKALPQLKAHSDSPIFLAVSGDVYTDYDYARLHSVAAQLAVKTTPNMYLVMVDNPDFHPAGDFKLDDAALKALDADAGQALTFGNIGLYDMRQFADLPFGEKIPMSPYYHHAIAHGLAGGEYFKGVWENVGTPEQLGALNARLS encoded by the coding sequence ATGATACAAGTTGCCATGATTTTTGCTGCGGGGCGCGGCGAACGCATGCGGCCATTGACTGACCGCACACCCAAACCGTTGCTGTGCGTGGCGGGCGAATCGCTCATCGTGCATCAAATCCGCGCCATTAAAGCGGCAGGGATTTTACATATTGTGATTAATCATGCTTGGTTGGGCGAGCAAATTGAGACCGCTTTGGGCGATGGCAGCGCATTTGGGGTGCATTTGTATTACTCGAGCGAGCAGGCGGCGCTTGAGACTGCGGGCGGGATTGTCAAAGCCTTGCCGCAGCTCAAGGCGCACAGTGATTCGCCGATATTTTTGGCGGTCAGCGGCGACGTTTATACCGATTATGATTACGCACGTTTGCACAGCGTGGCGGCGCAATTGGCTGTCAAAACCACGCCCAATATGTATTTGGTCATGGTGGATAATCCTGATTTTCACCCAGCAGGCGATTTTAAACTCGATGACGCTGCGCTCAAAGCCTTGGATGCTGACGCAGGGCAGGCGTTGACTTTTGGCAATATTGGTTTGTATGACATGCGTCAATTTGCTGATTTGCCTTTTGGGGAAAAAATTCCAATGAGTCCGTATTATCACCATGCGATTGCGCATGGTTTGGCGGGCGGTGAGTATTTTAAAGGCGTTTGGGAGAATGTTGGGACGCCTGAGCAGTTGGGGGCGTTGAATGCGCGGCTGAGTTGA
- the LOC123468670 gene encoding uncharacterized 13.8 kDa protein in nqo9-nqo10 intergenic region-like gives MLHNTEPLNAVYQRGQKRLFEVDSHAGQAVIDSLQDISPDFADYVIQFGFGQVYSRAGLTLQQRELATIAALTAMGNAQPQLKVHIGAALNVGLSQTEIVETMIQMSVYAGFPAALNGLFAAKEVFAGHNCE, from the coding sequence ATGTTACACAACACCGAGCCTCTTAACGCCGTTTATCAACGCGGTCAAAAACGTTTGTTTGAAGTGGATAGCCATGCAGGACAGGCCGTGATTGACAGCCTGCAAGACATCAGTCCTGATTTTGCTGATTATGTGATTCAGTTTGGTTTTGGGCAGGTCTATAGCCGAGCAGGCCTCACGCTACAGCAGCGTGAGCTTGCGACCATTGCCGCACTCACGGCGATGGGCAATGCGCAACCGCAACTTAAAGTGCATATCGGTGCGGCACTTAATGTGGGTTTAAGTCAGACCGAAATCGTTGAGACGATGATTCAGATGAGTGTTTACGCGGGTTTTCCTGCAGCGTTAAATGGGTTGTTTGCGGCAAAAGAGGTTTTTGCTGGTCACAACTGCGAATAA
- the LOC123468669 gene encoding LPS-assembly protein LptD-like, whose protein sequence is MFDIQPPHTKIKPLVLIVRLAFIFAASSVTFAHGQTSIEAAKADPLPAKVTNAATQVAATAKNSDTKPLLSSQRAPLTYCDDTPSDVLKPFPAGSTSASANIVKGAVNDTLILKGNACVVRDTVKMQGDTVLYRYNDEQVSATGNAIIRTSTGDEISGPSVSYNLSTETGQAAPADFKIGSTGGHGKAESLNIISSRRAIMQNAFYTTCRADDPDWYIKNQTLLVDQDTDSASGSGSVFVFKGVPMFASPYIQFPLGNQRQSGLLTPTIGYSTDSGADLAIPYYFNLAPNYDATLTPGILTKRGFKLGAQYGYLTNSSAGSFYSDLLFDDKVAKRNTNQWLTNNPGATKLGGGNISNTNRWYWRAQHQTSGTFADGVWVASVDSQRASDNAYFDDFNAPGVDTSSRILTSEYALKYSRNNWQVTLREKTNQTLQNPNGTVAAPYDFEPQLTLTGSERFGNWVASLESESTRFKHPDPVNYAQGWRHFAYPSLRYEYRTQAGFITPKIGVHATQYNLSSLPNSAANTYSKDANRLLPIASLDAGLVFERNSSWLGRASTQTFEPRAYYLYTPYKNQSNIWNFDSAAGDFDLNRIYGENDFTGRDRVSNANQVTIGATSRWIAQDTGEELFQLTAAQRYYITPQKVTLTGGSTDESSRKSDILASASGQITRQFWVSAFGQYNIDNKELLKTDLSLRWQPAPKKVLNIGYLNNSVLIPETKSIYASGQWPLKLISKRLYGVARFNYDIKNKQIADAFVGLEYVKDCWVVRLVGERTITSDSNAKNGVYLQLELKGLGALGTDPKDVISSGVAGYEAMKFEDADEIEDEVKAVAESKPLSQ, encoded by the coding sequence ATGTTTGACATACAGCccccacacacaaaaattaagCCGCTCGTTTTAATCGTTCGACTCGCATTTATTTTCGCAGCCAGCTCAGTCACATTCGCGCACGGCCAAACCAGCATTGAAGCGGCAAAAGCAGATCCACTCCCCGCCAAAGTTACCAATGCAGCAACCCAAGTTGCAGCAACGGCAAAAAACAGCGACACAAAACCGCTCCTTAGCAGCCAACGCGCACCGCTCACCTATTGCGACGACACACCAAGCGACGTATTAAAACCATTCCCCGCAGGCAGCACATCGGCCAGTGCCAACATCGTCAAAGGCGCAGTCAACGACACACTGATACTCAAAGGCAACGCCTGCGTGGTGCGCGACACTGTCAAAATGCAAGGCGACACCGTTTTATACCGCTACAACGACGAGCAAGTCAGCGCCACAGGCAACGCCATCATCCGAACCAGCACAGGCGACGAAATCAGCGGGCCATCGGTCTCATACAATTTAAGCACTGAAACAGGCCAAGCCGCGCCAGCAGACTTCAAAATCGGCAGCACAGGCGGCCACGGCAAAGCCGAATCACTCAACATCATCTCCAGCCGCCGCGCCATCATGCAAAATGCGTTTTACACCACATGCCGCGCCGACGACCCAGATTGGTACATCAAAAACCAAACCTTATTGGTAGACCAAGACACAGACAGCGCCTCGGGCAGCGGCTcggtttttgtattcaaaggCGTGCCCATGTTCGCCAGCCCATACATACAATTCCCGCTGGGCAATCAACGCCAATCAGGTTTACTCACGCCAACCATTGGCTACAGCACCGACTCAGGCGCAGACTTGGCCATCCCGTATTACTTTAATTTAGCACCAAACTATGACGCCACACTCACACCCGGCATTTTGACCAAACGCGGCTTCAAGCTTGGCGCCCAATACGGCTACTTAACCAATTCAAGCGCCGGCAGCTTTTACTCTGACCTGCTGTTCGACGACAAAGTCGCCAAACGCAATACCAACCAGTGGCTGACAAACAACCCTGGCGCGACCAAACTTGGCGGGGGCAATATTTCCAACACCAACCGCTGGTATTGGCGCGCCCAACACCAAACCAGCGGCACATTTGCCGACGGCGTTTGGGTCGCCAGCGTAGACAGCCAACGCGCATCCGACAACGCGTATTTTGACGACTTTAACGCACCAGGCGTCGACACATCCTCGCGCATACTCACCAGCGAATACGCCCTAAAATACAGCCGCAACAACTGGCAAGTCACCCTGCGCGAAAAAACCAACCAAACCCTGCAAAACCCCAATGGCACCGTTGCCGCACCATACGATTTTGAGCCACAACTCACCCTCACTGGCAGCGAGCGTTTTGGCAATTGGGTTGCCAGCCTCGAATCAGAATCCACCCGCTTCAAACACCCTGACCCAGTCAACTACGCGCAAGGCTGGCGCCACTTCGCCTACCCAAGTCTGCGCTACGAATACCGCACCCAAGCAGGTTTCATCACACCAAAAATCGGCGTTCACGCCACACAATACAACCTATCATCCCTACCAAACAGCGCGGCCAATACATACAGCAAAGACGCCAACCGCCTTTTGCCCATCGCCAGCCTAGATGCAGGCCTCGTGTTTGAACGCAACAGCTCATGGCTGGGCCGCGCTAGTACCCAAACCTTTGAGCCACGCGCGTATTATTTATACACACCCTACAAAAATCAAAGCAACATTTGGAACTTTGACTCAGCCGCCGGCGACTTCGACCTCAACCGAATTTACGGCGAAAACGACTTTACTGGCCGCGATCGCGTATCCAACGCCAACCAAGTCACCATTGGCGCCACCAGCCGTTGGATTGCTCAAGACACCGGCGAAGAGTTATTCCAACTCACCGCCGCCCAGCGCTACTACATAACCCCGCAAAAAGTCACATTAACAGGCGGCAGCACAGACGAATCGAGCCGCAAATCCGACATCCTCGCCTCCGCCTCAGGTCAAATCACACGCCAATTCTGGGTAAGCGCCTTTGGCCAATACAATATTGACAACAAAGAACTGCTCAAAACTGACCTTTCTTTGCGCTGGCAACCCGCCCCCAAAAAAGTACTGAACATCGGCTACCTAAACAACAGCGTACTCATCCCAGAAACCAAAAGCATCTACGCATCAGGTCAATGGCCACTCAAACTCATATCCAAACGCTTATACGGCGTCGCCCGCTTCAACTACGAcatcaaaaacaaacaaatcgcCGACGCCTTTGTTGGACTTGAATACGTCAAAGACTGCTGGGTCGTCCGCCTCGTCGGAGAACGCACCATCACCAGCGACAGCAACGCCAAAAACGGCGTCTACCTCCAGCTTGAGCTCAAAGGCCTTGGCGCATTAGGCACAGACCCAAAAGACGTGATTAGCTCAGGAGTTGCGGGCTATGAAGCCATGAAATTTGAAGATGCGGATGAGATTGAAGATGAGGTTAAAGCTGTGGCGGAGTCAAAACCACTCAGCCAGTAA
- the LOC123468676 gene encoding N5-carboxyaminoimidazole ribonucleotide synthase-like, with amino-acid sequence MIRMTTAITPPATLGVLGGGQLGRMFAQAAQSMGYAVWVLDPDVNSPAGQLANRHICAAYDDKAALQLLADNCAGVTTEFENVPADVLLWLGERVAVAPSGDAVAIAQNRVVEKTFIEQGGVAVAPYVVLDSPEALRAAQARVDLFPAILKTARMGYDGKGQVTVHAAADLAGAWQSLNNVDCVLEQRLPLAFEVSALLARGWDGAVAHYALAQNVHRGGILHTSSVPAPSADAALVERAQTAAAKIAQTMGYVGVLCVEFFILTDGSLVVNEVAPRPHNSGHYTMNACLTSQFEQQVRALTGLPLGATHQTSPCVMLNILGDAWFDAQQNPRAPDWTGVLSEVDSFVHLYGKAEPKPARKMGHVNFVGKRLEKAALRCEAAMRVLGLQGGVND; translated from the coding sequence ATGATACGAATGACAACGGCAATTACGCCGCCCGCCACGTTGGGGGTTTTGGGGGGCGGTCAGCTCGGGCGCATGTTTGCGCAGGCGGCGCAAAGCATGGGCTACGCGGTTTGGGTGCTTGACCCTGATGTGAATAGCCCTGCGGGGCAGTTGGCAAATCGGCATATTTGCGCGGCGTATGATGACAAAGCCGCGTTGCAATTACTGGCGGATAACTGCGCGGGTGTGACGACGGAGTTTGAAAACGTGCCGGCCGATGTGTTGCTCTGGCTGGGCGAGCGCGTGGCGGTTGCGCCGTCGGGCGATGCGGTGGCGATTGCGCAAAACCGTGTGGTGGAAAAAACCTTTATTGAGCAGGGCGGGGTGGCGGTTGCGCCGTATGTGGTGCTTGATTCGCCTGAGGCATTGCGCGCTGCGCAAGCCCGCGTTGACTTGTTTCCTGCAATTTTAAAAACCGCGCGGATGGGGTACGACGGCAAAGGACAGGTGACGGTACACGCGGCGGCTGATTTGGCGGGCGCGTGGCAGTCGTTAAACAATGTGGATTGCGTGCTCGAGCAACGATTGCCGCTGGCGTTTGAGGTGTCGGCGTTGTTGGCGCGGGGTTGGGATGGCGCGGTTGCGCATTATGCGTTGGCGCAAAATGTGCATCGCGGCGGTATTTTGCATACTTCCAGCGTGCCTGCGCCGTCGGCGGATGCGGCGTTGGTTGAGCGCGCCCAAACGGCTGCGGCCAAAATCGCCCAAACCATGGGTTATGTCGGGGTGTTGTGTGttgagttttttattttgaccGATGGTTCATTGGTGGTGAATGAAGTCGCGCCGCGCCCGCACAATTCGGGACATTACACCATGAATGCGTGCTTGACCAGCCAGTTTGAGCAGCAAGTGCGCGCCTTGACGGGTTTGCCGCTGGGCGCAACCCATCAAACCAGCCCGTGCGTGATGCTGAATATTTTGGGTGATGCGTGGTTTGATGCGCAACAAAATCCACGTGCGCCTGACTGGACAGGGGTTTTGAGTGAAGTGGATAGTTTTGTGCATTTGTACGGCAAAGCCGAACCCAAGCCTGCGCGCAAAATGGGGCATGTGAATTTTGTGGGCAAACGTTTAGAAAAAGCCGCGCTGCGCTGTGAAGCGGCGATGCGTGTGCTTGGTTTACAAGGTGGTGTCAATGATTGA
- the LOC123468675 gene encoding threonylcarbamoyl-AMP synthase-like, translating into MSAYTRTIAQQLMQAFWPGPLTLVLPKAAQIDATVTGGQDTIALRCPNHAMAQAVLRQLAVLHKTDVVGIAAPSANHFGRVSPTRAAHVRDEFGDAVWVLDGDVADVGIESTIVDLTRGEPMILRLGHITAHDIKRVTGVVPVSHAQGQAPRASGTMLAHYAPRTPLVWASQYAGGAAVCLSHAPDFDASGFAQHIELLNHAHGYAQGLYHALRELDALNAPVIVLQDLPSQSSWDAVRDRLTRAVVGSNQG; encoded by the coding sequence ATGAGCGCGTACACGCGCACGATTGCCCAGCAGTTGATGCAGGCGTTTTGGCCTGGGCCGCTGACGTTGGTGCTGCCCAAAGCCGCGCAAATTGATGCGACGGTGACGGGCGGGCAAGACACGATTGCCTTGCGTTGCCCGAATCACGCCATGGCACAAGCGGTGCTGCGCCAATTGGCGGTATTGCACAAAACCGATGTGGTGGGGATTGCCGCGCCGTCGGCGAATCATTTTGGGCGGGTTAGTCCAACCCGTGCCGCGCATGTGCGCGATGAATTTGGCGATGCGGTTTGGGTGCTTGATGGCGATGTGGCGGATGTGGGGATTGAGTCGACCATTGTGGATTTGACCCGTGGCGAACCCATGATTTTGCGTTTGGGGCATATTACCGCGCACGACATCAAACGCGTCACAGGTGTTGTGCCTGTCAGCCACGCGCAAGGCCAAGCGCCGCGTGCCTCTGGCACCATGCTTGCGCATTACGCGCCGCGCACGCCGCTGGTGTGGGCGAGCCAATACGCAGGCGGCGCGGCGGTGTGTTTGTCGCACGCGCCTGATTTTGATGCGAGCGGATTTGCGCAGCATATTGAACTGCTCAATCACGCACACGGCTACGCGCAAGGCTTGTACCATGCGTTGCGTGAACTTGATGCTTTGAATGCGCCCGTGATTGTGTTGCAGGATTTGCCTAGCCAATCAAGCTGGGACGCGGTGCGCGACCGCTTAACCCGTGCCGTTGTCGGCTCAAACCAAGGATGA
- the LOC123468671 gene encoding 4-hydroxy-tetrahydrodipicolinate synthase-like, with the protein MITGSLVALVTPMLENGDIDFNAYRALIDWHIEQGTDAIVAVGTSGESPTVTVDEHCELIKVAVEHARGRIPIIAGAGGNSTREAIALSEFARAAGVYATLQVVPYYNKPTQGRMYQHFKAIALAVDCPVILYNVPGRTVADLSNDTILRLAQIPNIIGIKDASGDVARGIALIKDAPADFAIYSGDDSTAAALILMGAHGNISVTANVAPKAMHDLCQAALDKDVDAVRRLNTPLCDLNKNLFIEANPIPVKWALHAMQKITLGTRLPLTPLSETAQPVVHQAMTRANLI; encoded by the coding sequence ATGATAACTGGCAGCTTAGTGGCGTTGGTCACGCCCATGTTAGAAAATGGTGACATCGACTTTAACGCATACCGCGCACTAATTGATTGGCATATTGAACAAGGCACAGACGCAATTGTTGCCGTGGGTACCAGCGGCGAATCGCCCACCGTCACGGTGGATGAACATTGCGAGCTGATTAAAGTGGCGGTTGAGCACGCGCGTGGACGCATTCCGATTATTGCTGGCGCAGGTGGCAACTCAACCCGCGAAGCCATTGCATTGAGCGAATTTGCGCGTGCTGCGGGCGTTTACGCCACGCTGCAAGTCGTGCCTTACTACAACAAGCCCACGCAAGGGCGTATGTACCAGCACTTTAAAGCGATTGCGCTGGCGGTGGATTGCCCCGTTATTTTATACAACGTCCCTGGCCGCACGGTTGCGGACTTGTCGAACGACACGATTTTGCGTTTGGCGCAAATCCCAAACATTATTGGCATCAAAGACGCGTCAGGCGACGTGGCGCGTGGCATTGCGCTAATTAAAGACGCGCCGGCGGATTTTGCGATTTACAGCGGCGATGACTCAACCGCCGCCGCGTTGATTTTAATGGGCGCACACGGCAACATTTCGGTCACCGCCAACGTTGCCCCCAAAGCCATGCACGATTTATGCCAAGCAGCTCTGGACAAAGACGTGGACGCGGTGCGCCGCCTCAACACGCCACTGTGCGACTTAAACAAAAACCTGTTTATTGAAGCCAATCCAATTCCCGTCAAATGGGCGCTGCACGCCATGCAAAAAATCACGCTGGGCACACGCCTGCCACTCACACCACTATCAGAAACCGCGCAACCCGTCGTTCACCAAGCAATGACCCGCGCCAACTTAATCTAA
- the LOC123468674 gene encoding bacteriohemerythrin-like, with protein sequence MNMHEFTPMIFDGDMVLNNHAMDETHHEMVDLLNQLHATKEADLLPALDALIAHTETHFALEEGWMARINFPAAGCHVSEHNQVIGVMRLVRTKVAAGETDFAYVLATELSAWLRIHAGSMDYALANFIEVTGADVGTTVG encoded by the coding sequence ATGAATATGCACGAATTTACCCCCATGATTTTTGACGGCGATATGGTACTCAATAACCACGCAATGGATGAGACGCACCATGAGATGGTTGACCTGCTCAATCAACTGCACGCAACGAAGGAGGCCGATTTGCTGCCTGCGTTGGATGCGCTGATTGCGCACACCGAAACCCATTTTGCCTTAGAAGAGGGCTGGATGGCGCGCATCAATTTTCCTGCCGCAGGCTGCCATGTGAGCGAACACAATCAAGTGATTGGTGTGATGCGACTGGTGCGCACCAAAGTGGCTGCGGGCGAGACAGATTTTGCGTATGTGCTGGCAACAGAGTTGTCAGCGTGGTTGCGGATTCATGCGGGCAGTATGGATTATGCGCTGGCCAATTTTATTGAGGTGACTGGGGCGGATGTGGGGACTACTGTTGGTTAA
- the LOC123468668 gene encoding N-acetylmuramate/N-acetylglucosamine kinase-like: MTLPNDERVELLTLWLQALPADLNIQTHTLSVASADASFRRYFRVRGNDVNYIVMDAPPSHEDCKPFVRIAQLFGRAVNVPKILAQDLEQGFLLLSDLGNDTFLAAIEQNPERAPALYRDALNALVALQKASTPDELPPYDRERLLTELMLFPQWYVGVHLKATLTDEQTAQLTQVFNALLDNNLAQTQVWVHRDYHSRNLMDVAENNPGILDFQDALFGPITYDLASLLRDAYIEWDEEVQIDWLVRYWEAARAAGLEVPAQFDVFYKDFEWMGLQRHIKILGIFARLFHRDGKSGYLKDLPLVLKYTRQVASRYREFFPLVRLLDAIDSDNAPAQVGYTF, encoded by the coding sequence ATGACTTTACCCAATGATGAACGCGTTGAATTGCTAACCCTTTGGTTGCAAGCCTTGCCGGCTGATTTAAACATTCAAACCCATACGTTAAGCGTGGCTTCGGCTGATGCAAGTTTTCGGCGATATTTTCGCGTGCGGGGCAATGATGTGAATTACATTGTGATGGATGCGCCGCCGTCGCACGAGGATTGCAAGCCATTTGTGCGGATTGCGCAGCTGTTTGGGCGGGCGGTGAATGTGCCTAAAATTTTGGCGCAAGACTTGGAACAAGGTTTTTTATTACTCTCTGATTTGGGCAATGATACGTTTTTGGCGGCGATTGAACAAAATCCTGAGCGTGCACCTGCGCTGTACCGCGATGCGCTCAATGCGCTGGTGGCGCTGCAAAAAGCGAGCACGCCTGATGAATTGCCGCCGTATGATCGTGAACGGCTGCTGACTGAGTTGATGTTGTTTCCGCAGTGGTACGTGGGCGTGCACCTGAAAGCCACGTTGACCGATGAGCAGACCGCGCAGTTGACGCAGGTGTTTAATGCGTTGCTCGATAATAATTTGGCGCAAACGCAGGTGTGGGTGCATCGCGATTATCATTCGCGCAACTTAATGGACGTGGCGGAGAACAACCCTGGGATTTTGGATTTTCAAGACGCGTTGTTTGGGCCGATTACGTATGATTTGGCGTCGTTGTTGCGTGATGCCTATATTGAGTGGGATGAAGAAGTCCAAATCGACTGGCTGGTGCGTTATTGGGAAGCGGCGCGCGCGGCTGGGCTTGAGGTGCCTGCTCAATTTGATGTCTTTTACAAAGATTTTGAGTGGATGGGGTTGCAGCGTCACATCAAAATTTTGGGGATTTTTGCGCGCTTGTTTCACCGCGACGGCAAATCGGGTTACCTCAAAGACTTGCCTTTGGTGCTCAAATACACGCGCCAAGTTGCGTCACGTTACCGTGAATTTTTCCCGCTCGTGCGTCTGCTCGATGCGATTGATTCTGATAACGCGCCCGCGCAAGTTGGCTacacattttaa